The Haloarcula sp. H-GB4 genome contains a region encoding:
- a CDS encoding nuclear transport factor 2 family protein → MPQTNEDAVRTYYTAIDAEEYDTVFGLFDENIVYERPGQENIRNKDALKEFYINQRPLSNGAHEISSLINEGETVAVRGAFSGIQGDTEVSFGFADFFVFNETGLIKRRYTYTDRDTV, encoded by the coding sequence ATGCCACAGACGAACGAAGATGCTGTCCGGACGTACTACACGGCAATCGATGCTGAAGAGTACGATACAGTGTTTGGTCTCTTCGATGAGAATATAGTGTATGAACGGCCTGGCCAAGAAAACATTCGTAATAAAGACGCTCTCAAGGAGTTTTATATCAACCAACGGCCGCTATCTAATGGGGCGCATGAAATTAGCTCGCTCATCAACGAAGGCGAGACTGTTGCGGTGAGAGGGGCATTTAGCGGTATACAAGGTGATACCGAGGTCTCATTTGGGTTTGCCGACTTCTTTGTATTCAATGAGACTGGCCTTATTAAACGTCGGTATACCTACACAGACCGAGATACGGTTTAA